One part of the Phacochoerus africanus isolate WHEZ1 chromosome 7, ROS_Pafr_v1, whole genome shotgun sequence genome encodes these proteins:
- the LOC125131117 gene encoding translation initiation factor IF-2-like, whose amino-acid sequence MPLQESPGSNTRCTQLRGIIFNYLNSEQCKQCQQGIMPGPKRPKIVDSSCDTAKSTGFQKVTRPSSQNPRRRRPGTVKDEIQLASSLALAPRVTAAWEDAAPRSPTPPLRGGPGAASRAGAETSQPGRRAARGVSHRSAAKPGVHAPGDSPAASAGSCGRGGRSARPRPCPRGRPLPCPRDCY is encoded by the coding sequence ATGCCCCTCCAGGAAAGCCCAGGCAGCAACACACGGTGCACCCAACTGAGGGGAATTATATTCAACTACTTAAACTCGGAACAGTGTAAGCAGTGTCAACAAGGCATCATGCCGGGTCCCAAGCGTCCAAAGATCGTCGACAGCTCCTGCGACACTGCCAAATCGACAGGATTCCAAAAGGTGACTCGACCGTCATCGCAGAACCCGAGGCGGCGCAGACCGGGAACAGTCAAGGATGAAATCCAACTAGCCTCCAGCCTGGCGCTCGCCCCGCGGGTCACTGCCGCCTGGGAGGACGCGGCCCCGCGGTCTCCCACGCCCCCTCTCCGAGGGGGCCCGGGCGCCGCGTCACGTGCCGGGGCTGAAACTTCGCAGccggggcggcgggcggcgcgggGGGTGAGCCACCGGAGCGCAGCGAAGCCGGGAGTTCACGCGCCGGGTGATTCACCCGCTGCCTCCGCGGGCAGCTGCGGGCGAGGGGGCCGGAGTGCTCGGCCCAGGCCATGCCCTCggggccgccccctcccctgcccccgcgACTGTTATTAA